Within Bacillus sp. Marseille-Q1617, the genomic segment CGCATCTTCCTTTTTTCAGCGTGAACAGCGGTGAGGGAAGGGAAGTGTGCGGGGATGTTTATTACTGGACGAATCAGATTGTGAATGTGTGCTTTTACGGTGTTCCGGAAACCAGGGACTGGGTGTTGATCGATTGCGGGATGCCCCGTTCAAAGGAAAAAATCATGGAGGCGGCCGCAGCGCGTTTTGGCCATGATGGGGAGCCGAAAGCGATTGTGCTGACACATGGCCACTTTGACCACGTCGGGGCGCTCGAGCCTCTTTTGAAGGAATGGGACGTGCCGGTTTATGCGCACGAGCTTGAGATTCCTTATTTAAACGGAGAGCACGATTATCCTGAGGGGGATCCAACGGCAGATGGCGGATTGGTCAGTGAGTTGTCCCCGTTTTATCCACATCATGGGATTGATGTATCAGGCTCCGTTCAGAAGCTTCCTGAAAATGGGGAAGTCCCGTTTATGCAAGGCTGGAAATGGATCCACACGCCAGGCCACACACCGGGGCATGTTTCGTTTTACAGGGAAGAGGGTGGTGTCCTGATTGCCGGCGATGCGTTTGTGACGGTGAAGCAGGAGTCGTTGTACCGGGTGATGGTCCAGAAGAAGGAAATCAGCGGACCGCCGCGGTATTTTACGATGAATTGGGACGCTGCGGAAGCCTCTGTCGGG encodes:
- a CDS encoding MBL fold metallo-hydrolase — translated: MKPLDNDFSQTHLPFFSVNSGEGREVCGDVYYWTNQIVNVCFYGVPETRDWVLIDCGMPRSKEKIMEAAAARFGHDGEPKAIVLTHGHFDHVGALEPLLKEWDVPVYAHELEIPYLNGEHDYPEGDPTADGGLVSELSPFYPHHGIDVSGSVQKLPENGEVPFMQGWKWIHTPGHTPGHVSFYREEGGVLIAGDAFVTVKQESLYRVMVQKKEISGPPRYFTMNWDAAEASVGKLAALDPKIAVTGHGEMMAGAELERSLKMLVERFSEVALPPNRRSH